GCATGTGGGCGATGCCCGACCTGATGGCGGCGATGCTCGAACAGAAAATCGCCCACCCATTGGCCGGCGCCAACACGGCGTGGGTACCGTCTCCGACGGCCGCCGCGCTGCATGCGTTGCACTATCACAAGGTCGACGTGTTCGCGCGCCAGGCCGAGCTGGCCAAACGCGAGCGCGCCTCGGTGGATGACATCCTGACCATCCCCCTGGCCAGCAACACCGATTGGTCCGAAGAAGAAATCCGCAACGAGCTGGACAACAACGCCCAGGGCATCCTCGGCTATGTGGTGCGCTGGATCGACCAGGGCGTCGGCTGCTCGAAAGTGCCGGACATCAACGACGTAGGGCTGATGGAAGACCGCGCCACCCTGCGAATTTCCAGCCAGCACATCGCCAACTGGCTGCGTCACGGCATCGTCACCGAGGCCCAGGTGATGGAAAGCCTCAAGCGCATGGCACCGGTGGTAGACCGTCAAAACGCCGGGGATGCGTTGTACCGCCCACTGGCGCCGGATTTCGACAGCAACATCGCGTTCCAGGCAGCGGTGGAGTTGGTGATTGAAGGGACCAAACAGCCCAATGGCTATACCGAGCCGGTATTGCACCGCCGGCGTCGGGAGTTCAAGGCTAAAAACGGCCTGTAAATGAAAAAGCCCTGATCGTGAGATCAGGGCTTTTTCTTTGGGGGGCTGTGGTGGCTGGTCTGGCCCTATCGGGAGCAAGCCCCCGATGAGGCCCTTACAGTCACCACAGAATCAGGACACCATCCCCAACTCCCGCTTGACCAGCTTCGCCAACTTCACGCTATCAATCGGCTTGAGCAAAAAGTCCACCACACTCAAATGCATCGCATCAATCACGTCTGGCGCTTCCGCATCCCCCGATATGATGATGATCGGCAACGCCGCGCGGGTGGATTCGCGCACCTGGCGAATCAACTCCAGGCCATTGCTCGGCGCCATGCGCAGGTCGGTGATCAGCAAACCGATCGAGCTGCTGGACTTCAGCAAGTCCCACGCCCTCTCGCCACTGTCGGCGGTCATGCAGCGAATGCCATCGAGGCCCAGGATTTCAGCCAGCAGTTCGCGCGCGTCTTTATCGTCGTCAACGATCAGCACACGTTGTGGCGGCAAATCAGGCTCCAGCATCACGGCGCTCAGCGCCTCGCGCTCGGCATCACTCAAAATATCGTGGTCGGACATACGGTTCTCAGCAGCTCTCATCACTCTCACAGCACACTCGTCAGACATCTGCTGAAGGACGATCAATGTGCCTTTCGTCGGAAACTTTGCCTAGTAGGTGTTCTACGGGGTTTGGACGATATTCACGTAAGGTTTTTCCCTAGCTTCACGCCGTTTGCAGCGACCTAGACTTACGTCCAATGGGCACCCGCCGCGCAGGAGTCGACCATGCAGGACGATAACGACAAAAAAACTGCGGTCACTGTTATGAGTAAAGCTGATGCTTTCACGCAGGCGGGTAAAACCGCCGTGTTGCAGAACATCCACGGCACCCTGCAATTCCTGCAACGCTTCCCCCCGTTCAACCAGATGGAAAACGCGCACCTGGCGTTTCTGGTCGAGCAGTGCCAGTTACGCTTTTTCGGCCCCGGCGAGAGCATTCTCAAGCCGTCCGGGGGACCGGTGGAGCACTTTTATATCGTCAAGCAAGGTCGTGTGGTGGGCGAGCGACCGGACTCGGAGCACACCACCTTCGAAATCACCACCGGCGAATGTTTCCCCCTCGCCGCGCTCCTGGGTGAACGCGCCACGCGCACCGAGCACAAGGCCGCCGAAGACACCTTCTGCCTGCAACTGAACAAACCGGCCTTTATCAAGCTGTTTGCCCTCTCCAGCCCGTTTCGCGACTTTGCCCTGCGCGGCGTCAGCAGCCTGCTGGACCAGGTCAACCAGCAGGTGCAGCAAAAGGCCGTGGAAACCCTCGGCACGCAATACTCCTTGAACACCCGCCTGGGCGAATTGGCCATGCGCCACCCGGTCACGTGCAACCCGGACACACCGCTGCGCGAAGCGGTGACGCTGATGCACGAGCAGCAAGTGGGCAGCATCGTGATCGTCGACGAACACAAGGCGCCACTGGGCATTTTCACCTTGCGCGACCTTCGCCAGGTGGTGGCCGATGGCACCGGCGATTTCAGCCAGCCGATCGCCGCGCACATGACCCAGGCGCCGTTCTTCCTGACGCCGGATCACAGCGCGTTCGACGCCGCCATCGCCATGACCGAGCGGCATATCGCCCATGTGTGTCTGGTCAAGGACCAGCGCTTGTGTGGCGTGGTGTCCGAACGCGACCTGTTTTCCCTGCAGCGCGTCGACCTGGTGCACCTGGCCCGCACCATCCGCAATGCGCCACGGGTAGAGCACCTGGTGGCGCTGCGCGGCGAGATCGGCCAATTGGTGGAACGCATGCTGGCCCATGGCGCGTCGTCCACCCAGATCACCCACATCATTACGCTGCTCAACGATCACACCGTGTGCCGGGTGATCGAGCTGAGCCTTGCCGAAAAAGGCGACCCTGGCGTGCCGTTCAGTTGGTTGTGTTTC
This region of Pseudomonas asgharzadehiana genomic DNA includes:
- a CDS encoding putative nucleotidyltransferase substrate binding domain-containing protein, producing the protein MSKADAFTQAGKTAVLQNIHGTLQFLQRFPPFNQMENAHLAFLVEQCQLRFFGPGESILKPSGGPVEHFYIVKQGRVVGERPDSEHTTFEITTGECFPLAALLGERATRTEHKAAEDTFCLQLNKPAFIKLFALSSPFRDFALRGVSSLLDQVNQQVQQKAVETLGTQYSLNTRLGELAMRHPVTCNPDTPLREAVTLMHEQQVGSIVIVDEHKAPLGIFTLRDLRQVVADGTGDFSQPIAAHMTQAPFFLTPDHSAFDAAIAMTERHIAHVCLVKDQRLCGVVSERDLFSLQRVDLVHLARTIRNAPRVEHLVALRGEIGQLVERMLAHGASSTQITHIITLLNDHTVCRVIELSLAEKGDPGVPFSWLCFGSEGRREQTLYTDQDNGILFEAKDAVEAAEIRGRLLPLAQQINQSLALCGFSLCKGNIMAGNPELCLSRAEWARRFAAFIREATPENLLGSSIYFDLRVVWGDEHGCEQLRQGILDQVADNRLFQRMLAENALRQRPPVGRFREFVLTRKGSEKATLDLKVQGLTPFVDGARLLALANGIRANNTLERLRQLVIKEVIEPLDGAAYEEAYHFIQQTRMQQHQLQTRENQPYSNRVDPDSLNHLDRRILRESLRQAQRLQSSLTLRYQL
- a CDS encoding response regulator, encoding MSDHDILSDAEREALSAVMLEPDLPPQRVLIVDDDKDARELLAEILGLDGIRCMTADSGERAWDLLKSSSSIGLLITDLRMAPSNGLELIRQVRESTRAALPIIIISGDAEAPDVIDAMHLSVVDFLLKPIDSVKLAKLVKRELGMVS